A genomic stretch from Natronomonas gomsonensis includes:
- a CDS encoding alpha/beta hydrolase, whose product MSESVVIPSDRDVRGSLDSPEGDACVVACPPHPQMGGNRSDPRLQAVSDALDCACLRFDYGTWDEGPGELADTRDAYAWARQRYDAVGLFGYSFGGCLAVVAAARESETGTAPFAVAALAPADHITDDIDAVAAIEDIDCPLCVVYGERDTTVDAEAVAGAVEKRGGTVEVMSADHHFVGQAAKVGNRVGEFFAGARGT is encoded by the coding sequence ATGAGCGAATCGGTCGTGATTCCGTCGGACCGCGACGTTCGGGGGAGCCTCGATTCCCCCGAGGGCGACGCCTGTGTGGTCGCCTGCCCGCCGCACCCCCAGATGGGCGGGAACCGGAGTGACCCCCGCCTGCAGGCGGTGAGCGACGCCCTCGATTGTGCGTGTCTTCGCTTCGACTACGGCACGTGGGACGAGGGACCCGGTGAGTTGGCAGACACCCGCGACGCTTACGCGTGGGCCAGACAGCGGTACGACGCCGTCGGGCTGTTCGGCTACAGTTTCGGCGGCTGTCTCGCCGTGGTCGCCGCCGCCCGAGAGAGTGAGACGGGAACGGCGCCGTTCGCGGTGGCGGCACTCGCCCCGGCCGACCACATCACCGACGACATCGATGCCGTAGCCGCAATCGAGGACATCGACTGTCCACTCTGTGTCGTCTACGGCGAACGCGACACGACGGTCGACGCCGAAGCCGTCGCCGGAGCCGTCGAGAAACGGGGCGGCACGGTCGAGGTAATGAGCGCCGACCACCACTTCGTCGGTCAGGCAGCGAAGGTCGGAAACCGGGTCGGCGAGTTCTTCGCTGGGGCACGGGGAACTTAA
- a CDS encoding PspA/IM30 family protein, whose translation MGILSRASYVIRSKLNAVLNRAEDPSETLDYSYERLRDELQDVKKGIADLTTQKKRLEIQKRRLEENVEKHNEQARQAVEQDRDDLARRALEKKKQKMSQIEELETQIADLQNTQDNLVEKKNELQSRIEQFRTEKETMKARYEAAEASTRVSEAMTGAGDEMENVGRSIERAREKTEDMEARAAAMDELQESGAFEDALSDEDEIDRELNSMQRDGEVEAELETLKTEAGKGSVEEDPSVDAESEAETETADPEIEAELDELKDDDEE comes from the coding sequence ATGGGCATCCTCTCTCGGGCGTCGTACGTCATCCGCTCGAAACTCAACGCCGTCCTGAACCGCGCGGAAGACCCCTCCGAGACGCTCGACTACTCTTACGAGCGCCTCCGGGACGAACTGCAGGACGTAAAGAAGGGTATCGCCGATTTGACGACACAGAAGAAGCGCCTCGAAATCCAGAAGCGCCGCCTCGAGGAGAACGTCGAGAAACACAACGAACAGGCCAGACAGGCCGTCGAACAGGACCGCGACGACCTCGCACGCCGCGCACTGGAGAAGAAGAAACAGAAGATGTCCCAAATCGAGGAGTTGGAGACCCAAATCGCGGACCTCCAGAACACACAGGACAATCTCGTCGAGAAGAAGAACGAACTCCAGAGCCGCATCGAGCAGTTCCGCACGGAAAAGGAGACGATGAAGGCCCGCTACGAGGCTGCAGAGGCCAGCACTCGCGTCAGCGAGGCGATGACCGGCGCCGGCGACGAGATGGAGAACGTCGGCCGCTCCATCGAGCGCGCCCGCGAGAAGACCGAGGACATGGAGGCTCGCGCCGCAGCCATGGACGAACTCCAAGAGAGCGGCGCCTTCGAGGACGCCCTCTCAGACGAGGACGAAATCGACCGCGAACTCAACTCCATGCAACGGGACGGAGAGGTCGAGGCCGAACTGGAGACGCTGAAGACCGAGGCCGGCAAGGGAAGCGTCGAGGAGGACCCGTCGGTCGACGCCGAGTCCGAAGCCGAAACCGAGACCGCCGACCCAGAAATCGAGGCCGAATTGGACGAACTGAAAGACGACGACGAGGAGTAG
- a CDS encoding acyl-CoA thioesterase has product MTDYEHELVVGSLDTGKRHVDDAVFSTYVRRVRESFLRETVPTFEEYYRPAVRMEVDYHAELFAGDRVVGTVEVLDVGTTSVTTEITLATDEETVATARTVQVIVDPETDEPTPVPEEWRANLT; this is encoded by the coding sequence ATGACCGACTACGAGCACGAACTCGTCGTCGGAAGCCTCGACACCGGCAAGCGACACGTCGACGACGCGGTGTTCTCGACGTACGTCCGCCGGGTTCGGGAGTCGTTCCTCCGGGAGACGGTGCCGACCTTCGAGGAGTACTACCGGCCGGCAGTCCGAATGGAAGTCGACTACCACGCCGAACTGTTCGCCGGCGACCGCGTGGTCGGCACCGTCGAGGTACTCGACGTGGGAACGACGAGCGTCACGACCGAAATCACGCTGGCGACCGACGAAGAGACGGTCGCGACGGCGAGGACGGTGCAGGTCATCGTCGACCCAGAAACCGACGAACCGACACCGGTCCCCGAGGAGTGGCGGGCGAATCTGACGTAG